One Methanococcus aeolicus Nankai-3 DNA segment encodes these proteins:
- the speE gene encoding spermidine synthase, giving the protein MKFDLWYSEYQTKSLKLSTKVKDVLYTGKSEFQEIQIIDTYDFGKVLILDNTYQTTERDEFIYHELISHPALFTHPNPKTVLVIGGGDGGTVREVVKHPSVESIDFVELDEKVVEACKEHMPKLSCEIDNPKVNTLFTDGIKYVAETEKKYDVILVDCPDPVGPAKGLFEEEFYKNVFKCLTDDGIMVQQTESPLFNTDLIKDVGNYLKEAGFGIIKPLVCTIPTYPSGFWNFTVASKKYNPLESDREEIKEKLKEIDTIYYDEDVHIGVFLATPKYLK; this is encoded by the coding sequence ATGAAATTTGATTTATGGTATTCAGAATATCAAACAAAAAGTCTTAAATTATCCACAAAAGTAAAGGATGTGCTTTATACGGGAAAATCAGAATTTCAAGAAATCCAAATTATAGATACCTATGATTTTGGAAAAGTTCTTATATTGGACAATACCTATCAAACCACAGAAAGAGACGAATTTATATATCACGAATTAATAAGTCACCCAGCACTATTTACTCACCCAAATCCTAAAACCGTTCTTGTTATAGGTGGTGGAGATGGCGGAACAGTTCGGGAAGTTGTAAAACACCCATCAGTAGAATCCATTGATTTTGTGGAGCTCGATGAAAAGGTTGTTGAAGCCTGTAAAGAACACATGCCAAAATTAAGCTGTGAAATTGATAATCCAAAGGTAAATACATTATTCACTGATGGAATTAAATATGTAGCCGAAACAGAAAAGAAATATGATGTAATATTGGTGGATTGCCCTGACCCAGTTGGACCTGCAAAAGGATTATTTGAAGAAGAATTCTATAAAAATGTATTTAAATGTCTTACCGATGATGGTATAATGGTTCAGCAGACAGAGAGCCCATTATTTAATACAGATTTAATAAAAGATGTTGGAAATTACTTAAAAGAAGCAGGATTTGGAATTATCAAACCATTGGTATGTACTATTCCAACATACCCCAGCGGATTTTGGAATTTTACAGTGGCATCGAAAAAATACAACCCATTAGAATCCGACAGGGAAGAAATAAAAGAAAAATTAAAGGAAATAGATACAATTTATTATGACGAAGATGTTCACATTGGTGTATTTTTAGCTACGCCAAAATATTTAAAATAA
- a CDS encoding ASKHA domain-containing protein, whose product MMYNITYIKEDGTKKSIKVKEGTTILEGAIKAGVYIDAPCGTGKCGKCKVLVEKGLENIDKDSIVEDEYALACVAKVYGDISINVPNFQGVVCKDITNEVGELQTRRVCSITEQCKGELQNLEGFHPMSLNPDIGINKITTTVLESSNYNLTLDAINKLNSMKLSDEVTLILKGDNVVNVEKDFSGIYGLSIDIGTTSVVVYLVDISKGIVLDNISFLNPQRQFGADVVSRIAYNNGILLQKTLITELNDSISKLCSNNNIKMDNIYEVSVVGNTAMIHFFYGIVPKNLATHPYVPTFKNSPYLPAKELGLNLRNAYIYTLPIIGGYVGADTVGAILSSEMHKKDDISLLIDIGTNGEIVLGNKEKLLTCSCAAGPAFEGVSIEHGTNAREGAVCRVKIDENNIYYETIGNKTPPIGICGSGIIDIVAEFLKSGLINKTGRFTGEHKNLKENKFIIEDSIYFTQGDIREVQLAKGAIYAGIKILCYEYGISMEDISNVYVTGAFGCHIDVENAKIIGLLPDLDNILSIDNAAGRGTIMALLSKKIRNEADKLAKNTKYIELSSHDNFESEFISALGF is encoded by the coding sequence ATGATGTATAATATTACATACATAAAAGAGGATGGAACTAAAAAATCAATTAAAGTTAAAGAAGGAACCACAATACTTGAAGGAGCGATAAAAGCGGGAGTTTATATTGATGCTCCATGTGGAACGGGGAAATGTGGTAAGTGTAAAGTTTTAGTGGAGAAAGGTTTAGAAAATATTGATAAGGATAGTATTGTGGAAGATGAGTATGCACTGGCATGTGTGGCAAAAGTTTATGGGGACATATCAATTAATGTTCCAAATTTCCAAGGTGTGGTTTGTAAGGATATCACCAACGAAGTTGGTGAGCTACAAACTCGAAGAGTTTGTTCAATTACCGAACAATGTAAAGGTGAGCTACAAAATCTCGAGGGATTTCATCCGATGTCTTTAAACCCCGATATTGGAATAAATAAAATTACTACAACAGTATTGGAATCATCTAACTATAACCTAACATTAGATGCAATAAATAAGCTTAATTCTATGAAGTTATCGGACGAAGTAACTTTAATATTAAAGGGAGATAATGTCGTTAATGTAGAAAAAGATTTTTCTGGAATTTATGGGCTTTCAATTGATATTGGGACTACATCTGTTGTTGTATATCTTGTTGATATTTCTAAAGGTATTGTTTTAGATAATATTTCTTTTTTAAATCCTCAGAGGCAGTTTGGGGCAGATGTTGTTTCAAGAATAGCATACAACAACGGAATTTTACTGCAAAAAACACTTATAACTGAATTAAACGATTCTATATCAAAATTATGTTCAAACAATAACATAAAAATGGATAATATTTATGAAGTTAGTGTGGTAGGAAACACTGCTATGATACACTTCTTTTATGGAATAGTCCCAAAAAATCTTGCAACCCATCCTTATGTTCCAACATTTAAAAACTCACCATATCTTCCTGCAAAAGAGTTGGGGCTAAACCTAAGAAACGCATACATTTACACACTTCCGATAATAGGAGGTTATGTTGGGGCAGACACAGTTGGAGCAATTTTATCATCTGAAATGCATAAAAAAGATGATATAAGTCTCCTTATAGATATTGGCACAAATGGGGAAATTGTTTTAGGGAATAAAGAAAAGTTATTAACCTGTTCATGTGCAGCAGGTCCTGCATTTGAGGGTGTCAGCATAGAGCATGGGACAAATGCTAGAGAGGGGGCAGTATGTAGAGTAAAAATAGATGAAAATAACATATACTATGAGACCATAGGAAATAAAACGCCCCCTATTGGAATATGCGGGTCTGGAATAATAGATATTGTAGCTGAATTTTTAAAATCCGGATTAATTAATAAAACCGGTAGATTTACTGGAGAACATAAAAACTTAAAGGAAAATAAATTTATCATTGAAGATTCTATTTATTTCACACAGGGCGATATTAGGGAAGTACAGCTTGCAAAAGGGGCAATATATGCAGGAATAAAAATTCTCTGTTATGAATATGGAATAAGTATGGAAGATATATCTAATGTATATGTTACTGGAGCATTTGGATGTCATATCGATGTTGAAAATGCAAAGATTATCGGACTTTTACCGGATTTGGATAATATATTGAGTATTGATAATGCTGCTGGAAGGGGGACTATAATGGCTTTACTATCTAAAAAAATTAGAAATGAAGCCGATAAGTTGGCAAAAAATACGAAATATATTGAATTAAGTAGTCATGATAATTTTGAAAGTGAGTTCATATCTGCCCTTGGGTTTTAA